Proteins from one Candidatus Sulfotelmatobacter sp. genomic window:
- a CDS encoding SDR family oxidoreductase, which translates to MLFDVSGKVALITGSSRGIGRAIAERMAEMGAKVVISSRKADACEEVAAAIRAKGGTAIAHAASISDRAALQGLVDRTIDEWGRIDVLVCNAAVNPYFGPLLNITDDAFDKIMASNVRSNIWLCQMVIPQMAERRDGSVIVISSIAGFKGSTVLGAYGISKAADFQLVRNLAVEYGPANVRVNAIAPAIIRTDFARKLWEDPQIYANAVKHYPLRRIGEPDEIAGAAIFLASRAGAFMTGQVITIDGGMTIAGEG; encoded by the coding sequence ATGCTATTCGACGTGTCGGGGAAGGTCGCGCTCATCACCGGGTCCTCACGAGGGATCGGCCGCGCGATCGCGGAGCGCATGGCGGAGATGGGAGCGAAGGTCGTGATCTCGTCGCGCAAAGCCGACGCGTGCGAAGAAGTCGCGGCTGCGATCCGCGCCAAGGGCGGCACGGCGATCGCGCACGCGGCCAGCATCTCCGACCGTGCGGCACTGCAAGGGCTGGTCGACCGCACCATCGACGAGTGGGGCCGCATCGACGTGCTGGTCTGCAACGCCGCCGTCAACCCGTACTTCGGCCCGCTGCTCAACATCACCGACGACGCGTTCGACAAGATCATGGCCAGCAACGTGCGCAGCAACATCTGGCTGTGCCAGATGGTCATCCCGCAGATGGCCGAGCGCCGCGACGGCAGCGTGATCGTCATCTCGAGCATCGCCGGCTTCAAGGGCAGCACCGTGCTGGGTGCCTACGGCATCTCGAAAGCCGCCGACTTCCAGCTGGTGCGCAACCTCGCGGTCGAATACGGTCCCGCCAACGTGCGCGTCAACGCCATCGCGCCGGCCATCATCCGCACCGACTTCGCGCGGAAGCTGTGGGAAGATCCACAGATCTACGCCAACGCCGTCAAGCACTACCCGCTGCGCCGCATCGGCGAGCCCGACGAGATCGCCGGCGCTGCGATCTTCCTGGCCTCGCGAGCCGGCGCGTTCATGACCGGTCAGGTCATCACCATCGACGGC